Proteins encoded within one genomic window of Leucoraja erinacea ecotype New England chromosome 24, Leri_hhj_1, whole genome shotgun sequence:
- the pex19 gene encoding peroxisomal biogenesis factor 19: MAEGGEEDPELQEILESALDDFDKPNPATQPTPPTLAAPPKSPRGATTEPLFSAQDRFFQELFDSELAAQASEEFDNAMRELAGQEPQLVEQFHKLSEVAGRVGSDPDSQQEFTSCLQQTLTGLAKNASDLQQSPDMSEEELSQAMDGLGLGPSGVPGETEAGLAPIMQDIVQSLLSKEVLYPSVKEIVDKYPDWLEAHRNSLPAEELRRYEQQHRLMERICTEFEAETDGEPEGRRSARFETILDLMQQLQDLGVPPKELAETPPGLNFDLDGGNLSENAALGSEQCMVM; this comes from the exons GCTACACAGCCGACTCCACCAACCCTAGCAGCGCCCCCAAAGTCCCCACGGGGGGCAACTACG GAGCCTCTCTTCTCAGCGCAGGATCGCTTTTTCCAAGAGCTCTTTGACTCGGAACTAGCAGCTCAGGCCTCGGAAGAGTTTGACAACGCGATGAGGGAGTTGGCAGGCCAGGAGCCACAGCTGGTCGAACAGTTCCACAAGCTGTCTGAGGTCGCAGGCAGGGTCG GAAGTGATCCAGATTCGCAGCAAGAATTTACTTCCTGCTTACAGCAAACATTGACGGGATTGGCTAAGAATGCAAGTGACTTACAG CAGAGTCCGGATATGTCTGAGGAGGAGCTGAGTCAGGCCATGGACGGGCTGGGCCTGGGACCGAGCGGGGTGCCGGGAGAGACGGAGGCAGGCCTCGCCCCCATCATGCAGGACATTGTGCAAAGCCTGCTGTCCAAGGAGGTGCTCTACCCGTCCGTGAAGGAAATTGTGGACAAG TACCCCGATTGGCTGGAGGCACATCGCAACTCACTGCCAGCAGAGGAGCTACGGAGGTACGAGCAGCAGCACCGGCTGATGGAAAGGATTTGCACGGAGTTCGAGGCAGAGACGGACGGGGAGCCGGAAGGCAGGCGGAGCGCCCGCTTTGAGACCATCCTAGACCTCATGCAGCAG CTGCAGGATCTTGGAGTGCCTCCCAAGGAGCTGGCTGAAACG CCTCCTGGACTGAACTTCGACTTGGATGGTGGGAACTTATCAGAGAACGCGGCATTGGGGAGTGAGCAGTGCATGGTCATGTGA
- the dcaf8 gene encoding DDB1- and CUL4-associated factor 8 yields MADKNEELDVKSDLNSGSLCSSPGDTEETRENSSGIEVEASDLSLSLTGEEQMMEAEEENRASRAGAGDGGRRQAERDSSDEHDTESLGDTGTYSIEEEEEDEEEDDEEEERKMQEGRVEIPSHLRRRGPKRGASSEAEREQDSSEEEAALERWVNSEVEALPLPTWCPAPALGGRAIGRDPRAFMYRACGARAFVERFRLQHGLERHTGCVNTLHFNRRGTWLASGSDDLKVVIWDWARRKPVLEFDSGHKSNVFQAKFLPNSGDSTLAMCARDGQIRVAELSATECCKSTKRVAQHKGSAHKLALEPDSPCTFLSAGEDAVVFTIDLRQERPASKLVVTKEKDKKVGLYTIYVNPSNTHQFAVGGRDQFLRIYDQRKINQNENNGVLKKFCPHHLVNSDSKANITCLVYSHDGSDLLASYNDEDIYLFNSFHSDGADYVKRYKGHRNNATVKGVNFYGPKSEFVVSGSDCGHIFLWEKLSCRIVQFMEGDKGGVVNCLEPHPHLPVLATSGLDHDVKIWAPTSEAGNGLSGLTEVIKRNKRERDEDCLRHTELFDSHMLWFLMHHLRQRRHRQRRREPISAPEDESDDTSSSSETSDEEEDGPDRVQCMPS; encoded by the exons ATGGCAGATAAGAACGAAGAATTGGATGTGAAATCGGACCTCAACAGCG GCAGCTTGTGCAGCAGCCCAGGAGACACGGAGGAGACCCGGGAAAACTCGTCTGGTATTGAGGTGGAGGCATCTGACCTGAGCCTCAGCCTAACTGGGGAAGAGCAGATGATGGAAGCGGAGGAGGAGAATCGTGCCAGCCGGGCAGGAGCCGGGGACGGGGGCCGGCGGCAAGCCGAACGAGACAGCTCTGACGAGCATGACACAGAGTCCTTGGGAGATACGGGCACATACTCcatcgaggaggaggaggaggatgaagaggaggatgatgaggaggaggagaggaagatgcAGGAGGGCCGGGTGGAAATCCCCAGCCACCTGCGCCGGCGTGGTCCCAAACGTGGAGCAAGCAGCGAGGCAGAGCGGGAGCAGGACTCCTCCGAGGAAGAGGCAGCCCTGGAGCGCTGGGTGAACTCCGAGGTGGAGGCCCTGCCCCTCCCCACCTGGTGCCCAGCCCCTGCTCTGGGGGGGCGAGCCATCGGCCGGGACCCCCGGGCTTTCATGTATCGGGCCTGCGGGGCGCGGGCCTTCGTAGAGCGCTTCCGCCTGCAGCATGGCCTGGAGCGTCACACCGGCTGTGTCAACACCCTGCACTTCAACCGTCGTGGCACCTGGCTGGCCAGCGGCAGTGACGACCTGAAGGTGGTCATCTGGGACTGGGCCCGACGGAAGCCTGTCCTGGAGTTCGACAGCGGCCACAAGAGCAATGTCTTTCAG GCCAAGTTCCTGCCGAACAGTGGAGACTCCACGTTGGCCATGTGTGCCCGTGATGGTCAGATCCGTGTCGCTGAGCTATCCGCCACTGAGTGCTGCAAGTCCACGAAGCGAGTAGCGCAGCACAAGGGCTCCGCGCACAAG TTAGCGCTTGAGCCGGACTCTCCCTGCACCTTCCTATCGGCAGGGGAAGATGCCGTGGTCTTCACCATCGACCTGCGCCAGGAGAGGCCGGCATC GAAACTGGttgtcaccaaggagaaggacaagaAGGTGGGCCTCTACACCATCTATGTCAACCCTTCCAACACGCACCAGTTCGCTGTGGGAGGCCGGGACCAGTTCCTTAG GATCTACGATCAACGTAAAATAAACCAGAATGAAAACAACGGTGTCCTGAAAAAGTTCTGCCCCCATCACTTG GTTAACAGCGACTCAAAAGCCAACATCACCTGTCTGGTCTACAGCCACGATGGCTCAG ACTTGTTGGCGAGTTACAACGATGAGGACATCTATCTCTTCAATTCATTTCACAGTGACGGAGCTGACTATGTCAAGCGCTACAAAGGTCACCGGAATAACGCCACAG TGAAAGGCGTGAACTTCTATGGGCCGAAGAGCGAGTTTGTGGTGAGCGGCAGTGACTGCGGCCACATCTTCCTGTGGGAGAAGCTGTCGTGCCGGATTGTGCAGTTCATGGAGGGCGACAAAGGGGGAGTG GTGAACTGCCTGGAGCCGCACCCACATCTGCCTGTCCTGGCCACCAGTGGCCTCGACCATGACGTCAAGATCTGGGCCCCCACCTCGGAAGCGGGCAACGGGTTATCGGGTCTGACGGAG gtGATCAAGAGGAACAAGCGGGAACGGGATGAAGACTGCCTGCGACACACTGAACTCTTTGACAGCCACATGCTGTGGTTCCTCATGCACCACCTGCGCCAGCGGAGACATCGGCAG CGGCGACGGGAGCCCATCTCTGCGCCGGAGGATGAATCTGACGACACGTCAAGTTCCTCGGAAACATCGGACGAGGAGGAGGACGGACCCGACCGGGTCCAGTGTATGCCCTCCTGA